The stretch of DNA TAGGGCCGGCCGTTGAGTCTGGCCGGTAGATTGTTTCGATGAGTGTCATAGCCTGAAAGTTGTATACAATTTTTGACTCAAGTCATAGGAACTTGCGAAGATTTCAGGCAGTCTTTCCACCATTCGTGTTTTTGTTAACCCTGCCTTGGAGATTCACCATGTTTTCCAAAGTTGTTGCGGTATCCCTGCTGGCGCTGGCCAGCAGCCAATTGATGGCTGCCGAGTGCAAAACCACCGTTGACTCCACCGACCAGATGTCCTTCAACACCAAGGAGATCGTGATCGACAAGAGCTGCAAGACCTTCACCGTCGAGCTGACCCACTCCGGCAGCCTGCCGAAGAACGTCATGGGCCATAACCTGGTCGTCAGCAAAACCGCTGACATGCAGCCGATCGCCACTGACGGCCTGGCCGCAGGCATCGACAAGAACTACCTGAAAGACGGCGACGAGCGCGTTATTGCTCACACCAAGATCATCGGTGCCGGCGAGAAAGACACACTGACCATCGACGTATCGAAGCTGGCCGCTGGCACTGATTACGGCTTCTTCTGCTCGTTCCCGGGCCACATCTCGATGATGAAAGGCACCATTGCTGTCAAGTAAGCAGGTTTACCGCGTCATCGTTCTTCGCGAGCAGGCTCGCTCCCACAGGTTCTGTGTCTGACACCTGAAACCCTGTGGGAGCGAGCCTGCTCGCGAAGGGGCCATCAGCATCGACAGATGACCTGGCCAAAGAAAAGCCCGCAGAGGATCACTCCTCAGCGGGCTTTTTCATTCCATCAGCGATCAAGGCGCGAACGGCATGACACGCTTGTGATGGGTCTTGTTGTAGGTCGCGACGATGATGTCGAACGCTTCCTGGCGCACCGGCTCGCCGTGCAGGAACGCGTCGATCTCGGCGTAGGTCACGCCGTGGGACGCTTCGTCCGGCTTGCCCGGCGACAGGTCTTCCAGATCCGCCGTCGGAATTTTCTCGACCAACGACTCTGGTGCACCAAAGCTGCGCGCAATCGCCCGGACCTGGTTTTTCACCAGACCGCTGAGCGGCGCCAGATCACAAGCGCCGTCACCGAACTTGGTGAAGAAACCCATCACCGCTTCCGCCGCATGGTCGGTGCCGATCACCAGACCGTGCGCCGCGCCAGCGATGGTGTACTGGGCGACCATGCGCATCCGCGCCTTGGTGTTGCCCAATACGAAATCCACCGACACCGCATGCTTGCCTTCGAACGCCGCGACTTCACTGGCCAGCGACTTCACCGCCGGGCCGATGTTGACGGTGTGGCGCTCATCCGGGGCGATGAAGTCCACCGAAGCTTGTGCGTCGTGCTCATCGAACTGGGTTTCGTACGGCAGGCGCACGGCAATGAACTTGTAGCTGTGGTCACCGGTGCGCTCGCGCAGTTCGCGCATGGCGCGCTGGGCCAAGAGGCCTGCGGTCAGCGAGTCAACACCGCCACTGATGCCCAGCACCAGGGTCTTGAGGCCGGAATTGACCAGGCAGTCCTGGATGAAGGTGATGCGCCGGGCAATTTCCGCTTCGAGGGCCTGGTGGCCGGCGAATGGCGGTTGGACCTTGAGCTGTTCAGCAATCTCACGCTGTACGGCTTGCATGAATTCACTCCTTGCTAGATAGACTGGAAACGGCAGGAACCTGGAAAACGTGTCGCAAATAGGCGACAAAGTTGGGGTCTTTACAGTGAGTCTTGCCGGGCTCGTCGGAGATCTTCGCCACCGGCTGGCCGTTGCAGGCAGTCATTTTAAGCACGATGCTCATCGGTTCGACACCCGGAATGTCACAGGTCAGGTTGGTGCCGATGCCAAAGCTGACGTTGATCCGACCGTGCAGCGCGCGGAAGATCTCCAGCGACTTGGGCAGGCTCAGGCTGTCGGAGAACACCAACGTCTTGCTCATCGGGTCGATGCCGAGCTTGTGGTAGTGGGCGATGCATTTTTCGCCCCACTGCACCGGATCCCCGGAATCGTGACGCAGGCCATCGAAGAGCTTGGCGAAGAACAGGTCGAAGTCGCCGAGGAAGGCGTCGGTGGTGATGCAGTCCGTGAGGGCGATGCCCAGCAGCCCCCGGTATTCACGCACCCAGCAGTCGAGGGCGGCGATCTGGCTGTCGATCAGCCGAGGGCCGAGTTGCTGATGAGCCATGATCCATTCATGGGCCATGGTGCCCAGCGGTTTCATGTCCAGCTCGCGGGACAGGTGCACGTTGCTGGTGCCGACGAAGCGCCCGGGGAAATCGTGCTTGAGCACGTTCACCACTTCTTCCTGCACACGGTACGAAAAGCGTCGGCGGGTACCGAAATCGGCGACCTGCAACTGCGCCAGTTCATCGGTCGAGGCGTTGGCGCTGAGCCAGTCGAACTTGCGATACAGCTGCTCACGCGCCTGTACCAGCTGGATTTCCCGGTAGCGATAGCGGTTGCGCACTTCGCTGACGATCGCCAGCAGCGGCACTTCGTACAAAATCACATGCAGCCACGGGCCACGTAGACGGATGAACAGTTCGCCGTTCTCGATCCCGGTGTGCAGATAGCGCAGGTTGAAGCGGAACAATCCGAGAAAACGCAGGAAATCCGGTTTGAGGAAGCTGATGCGCTCCAGGAAACTCAACTGGTCGGCGCTCAGGCTCAGTTCGGCCAGACGCTCGACCTGATAACGGATCTCGGCCAGGTATGGGCGCAGATCTTCGCTGTTACGGCAACGAAACTCCCATTCGACTTCGACGTTGGGGTAGTTGTGCAGCACCGCCTGCATCATCGTCAGTTTGTAGAAGTCGGTGTCGAGCAGGTTCTGCACGATGCGATCGGCAAACACACTCTCGCTCATAAACGGGGTCTCCAGGTGCACCGCGCATGGCGCGGTATCAAACAATGGTGCTAGTGGCGCATATCAGCGGTGGGGATTGCCAGCAATATTTGGCAGGTGAAGATCATTTGTGGTGAGGGGATTTATCCCCGATGGGTTGCGCAGCGACCCCAAAAATTCAAGAGTGACGACTGCTGCGCAGTCGATCGGGGATAAATCCCCTCACCACAAGTTTGTGTTTCGGTCTGTTAAGCAGCAGGGCTGTCGATCTGTTCCAGCATCCACTTCACAAAATCCCGCACCTTTGGCACCTCCGCCGCATGTTCCGGGTAGGCCAGGTAATAGGCGTCGGAACTGGGCATTGCATGCGGCCAGGGAATGACCAGTTTGCCGTCGGCCAATTCCTCCTCCACGAGAAACCGTGGTAACAGCGCCACGCCGCAGCCGACCTGAGCGGCACGGATGCACATATAAAAGGTTTCGAAGCGCGGCCCGTGGTAGCTGTGTTCGGTGTGGTAACCCTGACTGTCGAACCAGTCGTGCCACGCCTGCGGGCGCGAGGCGTTTTGCAGCAGTACCAGGTCGGTCAGTTGCGTCGGGTCGGTGAAGGGCGTGTCCGGCAGACTGCCCGGTGCACAGACCGGCACCAGCTCTTCGCCGAACAGCTTCAGGCACTCGGTGCCGGGGCGTGAACTCTGGCCGAAATAGAACGCCAGATCGCTGCGCCCTTGCAGCAAATCATCGGCCTCCTGCTCGTTGCACAGATCCAGATGGATCGACGGATGGCGCAGGCGCCAGCCTTTCAGGCGCGGTACCAGCCAGCGGGCGCCGAAGGTCGAGGGCGTAGAGACGCGCAGGACTTCGGTCTCGCCGCCGTAGGAACGCAGGTAATGCGTCGACATTTCCACCTGGGTGAGGATTTTTCGGACTTCCACCAGGTACAAATCCCCGGCCGGGGTCATCTGCAAGCGACGACGAACACGACGGAACAACAAGTGCTGGAGCAATTCCTCAAGCTGCGCCACTTGCTTGCTGACAGCGCTCTGGGTCAGGTTCAGTTCCTCGGCGGCCCGGGTAAAACTCAGGTGCCGGGTCACGGCCTCGAAGCACTGCAACGCGGTGATCGACGGCAGGTGGCGTTTATTCAGCATGGGTGATCCCTTTTTCTTGTCTTTCTATGCGCAGCATGAATAAACGGAATGATATCTCGCGTAAAGGTCGTTTGTTGCCTCGCCGGTCTGACGCTACAACTAAAGGCCTGCCCGGTCGTGAACATTCGACCGCACACATTCAGTTTTTCGCTTGAGGAGTGACCCATGGTTGCCGCATTGCTTGATCGTCTTGGTGTGAACCCGGCCCTGTACCAGAACGGCAAAGTGCCGGTGCATTCGCCCATCGATGGCAGCCGCATCGCCGCCGTGAACTGGGAAGGCCCGGCCGAAGTCGAGCAGCACATCAGTCGCGCAGATCATGCGTTCGAACAATGGCGCAAGGTGCCGGCCCCGCGTCGCGGCGAGCTGGTGCGTCAGTTCGGCGAAGTGCTACGCGAATACAAGGCCGACCTCGGCGAGCTGGTGTCGTGGGAAGCGGGCAAGATCACCCAGGAAGGTCTGGGTGAAGTGCAGGAGATGATCGACATCTGCGACTTCGCCGTCGGCCTGTCCCGTCAACTTTACGGTTTGACCATCGCCTCCGAGCGCCCGGGCCACCACATGCGTGAAACCTGGCATCCGCTGGGCGTGGTTGGCGTGATCAGTGCGTTCAACTTCCCGGTCGCGGTGTGGGCGTGGAACACCACGCTGGCGCTGGTCTGCGGCAACCCGGTGGTGTGGAAACCGTCGGAGAAGACTCCGCTGACCGCACTGGCTTGCCAAGCGCTGTTTGATCGCGTGGTGAAGAATTTCACCGATGCTCCAGCAAACCTGTGCCAGGTGATCATTGGTGGTCGCGATGCCGGCGAAGCGCTGGTGGATGACCCGCGTGTGGCGCTGATCAGCGCCACCGGCAGCACCCGCATGGGCCGCGAAGTGGCGCCGAAAGTCGCCGCACGTTTTGCCCGCAGCATTCTGGAACTGGGCGGCAACAACGCGATGATCCTCGGCCCGAGCGCCGATCTGGACATGGCTGTACGCGCCATTCTGTTCAGTGCGGTCGGCACTGCCGGTCAACGTTGCACCACGCTGCGTCGTCTGATCGCCCATGAATCGGTGAAAGAAGAGATCGTCACCCGCCTCAAAGCCGCGTACGCGAAAGTGCGCATCGGCCATCCGCTGGAAGGCAATCTGGTCGGTCCGCTGATCGACAAACACAGCTTCGAAAACATGCAGGATGCGCTGGAGCAGGCGTTGAGCGAGGGCGGTCGGGTGTTCGGCGGCAAGCGTCAGCTTGAAGCGCAATTTCCCAACGCCTACTACGTATCGCCGGCGATTGTTGAAATGCCGGAGCAGAGCGATGTGGTCTGCAGCGAAACCTTCGCGCCGATCCTCTACGTGGTCGGTTACAGCGACTTCCAGGAAGCGCTGCGCCTGAACAACGCTGTACCGCAAGGCCTGTCGTCATGCATCTTCACCACTGATGTGCGCGAGGCCGAGCAGTTCATGTCGGCGGTCGGCAGCGACTGCGGCATCGCTAACGTCAACATCGGCCCGAGCGGCGCGGAAATCGGCGGCGCGTTTGGTGGCGAGAAGGAGACCGGCGGTGGCCGCGAGTCGGGCTCCGACGCCTGGCGCGCGTACATGCGCCGCCAGACCAATACCGTGAACTACTCGCTGGAGTTGCCGCTGGCGCAGGGCATCACCTTCGACTGACAGGTGGAGATCGATCGTTCCCACGCTCTGCGTGGGAATGCCTCACCGGACGCTCCGCGTTCGCTTCTGGGACGCAGAGCGTCCCTGACTGCGTTCCCACGCAGAGCGTGGGAACGATCATTTTGCAGTGTTTGGCAGGTTTCTGTTGGAGTCTGGCAATGCCGTTACGCGAAGAATGTCTGTGGGAAAAACTCACGCCGCAAAGGCCGGATAACACCGCGCTCAAGGGTGAAGTCAAAGTCGATGTCTGCGTGATCGGCGCCGGGTTTACCGGCTTGTCGGCGGCGCTGCATCTGTTGGAAAAGGGCAAGAGCGTCTGCGTGCTGGAAGCGCATCGTGCCGGGCACGGTGGGTCCGGGCGCAATGTCGGGCTGGTCAACGCCGGCATGTGGATCCCGCCGGACGAGATCGAGGCCGGGTTTGGCGAGGCCGTTGGCAGCCAGCTCAACCGCATGCTCGGAGCGGCGCCGGCGCTGGTGTTCAGCCTGGTGGAGAAGTACAACATCGATTGCCAGTTGCGCCGCGAAGGCACCCTGCACATGGCGCACAATGCCAAGGGCGAGGCCGATCTGCGCAGTCGCGAGCAACAATGGAAGCGCCGTGGCGCACCGGTCGAACTGCTGACCGGCAAGGCCTGCCAACAAGCCACCGGCACGCAGAAGATCGCTGCGGCATTGCTCGACCGCCGCGCCGGCACCCTCAACCCGATGGCCTATGTCACCGGGCTGGCCAATGCGGTGAAAGGCCTGGGCGGGCAGATGTTCGATCACTCGCCGGTGACCCGACTCGAACGCCAGGGCCAGCAATGGTCGGTGCAAACCGAACAGGGCTCAGTGCTTGCCGAACAAGTGGTGATTGCCTCCAACGCCTACACCGAGGGCGACTGGACCGAACTCAAGCGCAACTTCTTCCCCGGTTATTACTATCAGGTCGCCTCGGTTCCGCTGACCGAAGACGCTGCCCAGGAAATCCTCCCGGGCGGGCAGGGCTCGTGGGATACGCGGCAGGTGCTGAGCAGCATTCGCCGCGACAAGGACGGCCGTTTGTTGCTCGGCAGTCTGGGCAACGGCAATCAGAAACCCACCTGGTTTCTCAAGACCTGGGCCGACCGGGTGCAGCAGCACTACTTCCCCAACCTGAAACCGGTGGAGTGGGAATGCACCTGGACCGGGCGCATCGCCTTTACTCCCGATCACCTGATGCGCCTGTTCGAGCCGGCGCCTGGCCTGGTGGCTGTCACCGGTTACAACGGTCGCGGCGTGACCACCGGCACCGTGGTCGGCAAGGCCTTCGCCGATTACCTGTGTCACGGCAATCCTCAAGCCCTGCCGATCCCCTTCGCACCGATGCAGCCCTTGGCCGGCGTCGGTTTGCGCAGCTGCCTTTATGAGGCGGGTTTCTCGCTGTATCACGCGGGCCAGTGCCTGCGCATCGTCATCTGAGTGTTGAATTATGTTGCCGGAAGCGGCGCTTTTCGATGCAGCGACTAGCCTGTAATGGTGCGGGTTGTAGCAGTCCCGCACCAGCAGTGTGCAGTTCGGTGACGCGAGCTGTTACAGGCTGGTTGCACGTCGTTTGGTGCCGCGGTTGCAATGATGGCGCAAGCGGGTTGCGCCTCAGATTTAAAAAGGTTTCACCTTCCGCGGTTTAGACGGTTGCACGCCCAATGAAAATGGGAACGAAACAGTCGAAATAACAAGAAAGCAGCGACTTTTTGAAGAATAAAAAACCGATGGCACGGCGCTTGCTCAGAGCATTCAGTGAAGTGAAGTCGCAGTGCCAACTAAAAAAAACCTTGGAGCACCACCTCATGTCCCAGACGTTTTACAAGAAAGGCTTTCTGGCCCTCGCAGTTGCTACTGCGCTGGGTGTTTCTGCGTTTGCTCAAGCTGATGTGAAAATCGGTGTAGCGGGTCCAATGACTGGCGCCAACGCGGCATTTGGCGAGCAGTACATGAAGGGTGCACAGGCAGCGGCGGACGCGGTCAATGCGGCAGGCGGCGTCAACGGCGAGAAAATCGTACTGGTCAAGGGCGATGACGCCTGCGAACCGAAACAGGCTGTAACGGTCGCCAAGGACCTGGTCAACCAGAAGGTTGCCGGTGTGGTCGGTCACTTCTGCTCCTCCTCCACCATCCCCGCCTCGGAAATCTACGACGAAGCCGGCGTCATCGCGATCACTCCGGGTTCCACCAACCCGCAAGTGACCGAGCGCGGCCTGAGCGCCATGTTCCGTATGTGCGGGCGTGACGACCAGCAAGGCATCGTGGCCGGCGACTACATCGTCGATGTGCTCAAGGGCAAGAAAGTCGCCGTGCTGCACGACAAGGACACCTACGGTCAGGGCCTGGCCGATGCGACCAAGGCTCAGCTGGAAAAACGTGGCGTGAAGCCGGTGCTGTATGAAGGCCTGACCCGTGGCGAGAAAGACTTCAGTGCCGTGGTCACCAAGATCCGTGCGGCCGGTGCCGACGTGGTCTACTTCGGCGGCCTGCACCCGGAAGCCGGGCCGCTGGTCAAGCAACTGCGCACCGAAGGCCTGAAAGACGTCAAGTTCATGTCTGACGACGGTATCGTCACCGACGAACTGGTGACCACCGCCGGTGGCCCGCAATACGTTGACGGCGTGCTGATGACCTTTGGCGCCGACCCTCGTCTGCTGCCAGAAAGTAAAACCGTTGTGGATGCTTTCCGCAAAGCCGGTACCGAGCCTGAAGGCTACACCCTTTATGCCTACGCATCGGTCCAGACCCTGGCGGCCGCCTTCAACGGCGCCAAGTCCAACAGTGGCGAGAAAGCCGCCGAGTGGCTGAAAGCCAATCCGGTGAAAACCGTGATGGGCGAGAAGGCCTGGGACAAGAAGGGCGACCTGAAAGTCTCCGACTACGTGGTTTACCAGTGGGACGCGACAGGCAAATATCACCAGCTGGAAAAACAGAAGTAAGGGCTGACGCGATCAGTTGATCCCCCACCGATCCAATGTGGGAGCGAGCCTGCTCGCGAAGACGGAATGACTGCCAACACATGTGTTGAATGATCGACCGCTTTCGCGAGCAGGCTCGCTCCCACAGGGACGGTGTGGGATGGGCTGATCGTGGCTGACATTGCTCCGACGTAAATCTGTATTTTTCCTAGAAGAACCGCCCGCCCACCGGAGGGCAGGTTCTCATTGCGTGAGATTGCGTTATGGATGGTATTTTCCTGCAGCAACTGGTCAACGGCCTGACCCTCGGGTCGGTCTATGGCCTGATCGCCATCGGCTACACAATGGTCTACGGCATCATCGGCATGATCAACTTCGCCCACGGCGAGGTTTACATGATTTCCGCGTACCTCGCGGCAATCAGTCTGGCTCTGCTGGCTTACTTCGGTATTGAATCCTTCCCGCTGTTGATGCTCGGCACGCTGGTCTTCACCATCGTCGTCACCGGCGTTTATGGCTGGGTGATCGAACGCGTCGCCTACAAACCTCTGCGCAACTCCACCCGACTGGCACCGCTGATCAGCGCCATCGGTATCTCCCTGATCCTGCAAAACTATGCCCAGATCAGCCAGGGCGCCCGCCAACAGGGTGTTCCAACGCTGCTCACCGGTGCCTGGCGTGTCGACGTCGGCAGCGGTTTCGTTCAGTTGACCTACACCAAGATCTTCATTCTGGTGGCCGCATTTGTCGGCATGGGCCTGCTGACCTACGTGATCAAGTACACCAAGCTCGGCCGTATGTGCCGCGCCACCCAGCAAGACCGCAAGATGGCTTCGATCCTCGGGATCAACACCGACCGGGTGATTTCCTACGTGTTCATCATCGGTGCGGCGATGGCGGCCCTGGCCGGCGTGCTGATCACCATGAACTACGGCACGTTCGACTTCTACGCAGGCTTCGTCATCGGCATCAAGGCGTTCACTGCCGCGGTGCTCGGCGGGATCGGCTCACTGCCCGGCGCGATGCTTGGCGGGATCATTCTCGGGATCTCCGAGTCGCTGTTCTCGGGCCTGGTCAACTCCGACTACAAAGACGTGTTCAGCTTCTCGCTGCTCGTACTTGTTCTGGTCTTCCGGCCTCAGGGTCTGTTGGGCCGTCCTCTTGTGTCGAAGGTGTAAGCGATGTCTTCAACCACTCAAAAAAACATCGATATCAAAAAAAGCCTGGTTGAGGCGATTCTGGCCGGCCTCATTGCGCTGATCGTGTTCGGCCCGATTGTCGGCGTCGTGCTCGACGGCTACAGCTTCAAACTCGAACCGACCCGCGTCGCGTGGATCATCGGCATCGTCATGCTCGGCCGCTTTGCCCTGAGCCTGTTTCTGCAGACGCCCAAGGGCCTGAAGATTCTCGACGGATTCGAGAGCACCGGTTCCGGTGTGCATGTGCTGCCTGCCGATCACAAATCCTCCCTGCGCTGGGTCATCCCGCTGCTGATTGTGCTCGCGGTCATCGTGCCGTTTGTCTCCAACTCCTATTTACTGGGCGTGGTCATCCTCGGGTTGATCTACGTGTTGCTGGGGCTGGGGCTGAACATCGTGGTCGGCCTCGCTGGTCTGCTCGATCTCGGTTACGTGGCGTTCTACGCCATCGGCGCCTACGGTCTGGCGCTGGGTTATCAATACCTCGGGCTGGGCTTCTGGACCGTGCTGCCGCTGGCAGCGATCACTGCGGGTCTGGCTGGTTGCATCCTCGGCTTCCCGGTGCTGCGCCTGCATGGCGACTATCTGGCGATCGTGACCCTGGGCTTCGGTGAAATCATTCGCCTGATCCTTAACAACTGGCTGTCGCTGACCGGCGGCCCGAACGGCATGCCGGCACCGCTGCCAACGTTCTTCGGTCTGGAATTCGGCAAACGGGCTAAGGATGGCGGGGTGCCGTTCCACGAGTTCTTCGGCATCGCCTACAACCCTGACGTGAAGTACTACTTCATCTACGCGGTGTTGTTCCTGGTGGTACTGGCCGTGCTGTACATCAAGCATCGCCTGGTGAAGATGCCGGTAGGCCGGGCCTGGGAAGCCTTGCGTGAAGACGAAATCGCCTGTCGCTCGATGGGCCTGAATCACGTGCTGGTCAAGCTTTCGGCGTTCACCATCGGTGCGTCGACGGCAGGTCTGGCCGGGGTGTTCTTCGCCACCTATCAAGGCTTCGTCAATCCGACCTCGTTCACCTTCTTCGAATCGGCGCTGATCCTCGCCATTGTGGTGCTCGGCGGCATGGGCTCGACCATCGGTGTGGTGATCGCGGCGTTCGTGCTGACGGTGGCCCCGGAACTGCTGCGCGGTTTCGCTGAATACCGCGTGCTGCTGTTCGGCATCCTGATGGTGTTGATGATGATCTGGCGACCACGAGGGCTGATCCGCATCAGCCGTACCGGGGTCACTCCACGCAAAGGTGCCATTCACTACGAGAGGACTGCGCCATGAGTGAAGTCGTACTCTCTGTGGAAAAACTGATGATGCACTTCGGTGGCATCAAGGCCCTGAGCGATGTCAGCCTCAAGGTCAAACGCAATTCGATCTTCGCCCTGATCGGCCCCAACGGAGCGGGCAAGACCACGGTGTTCAACTGCCTGACCGGGTTCTACAAGGCCTCCGGCGGCAAGATCGAACTCAACGTGCGCGGCAAGCAGACCAACGTCATCAAGCTGCTGGGCGAGTCGTTCAAACCGACCGATTTCGTTTCGCCGAAATCCTTCCTCAGTCGCCTGTACTACAAGATGTTCGGTGGTACGCATCTGGTGAACCGTGCTGGCCTGGCCCGGACGTTCCAGAACATTCGCCTGTTCAAGGAAATGTCGGTGCTGGAAAACCTGCTGGTGGCCCAGCACATGTGGGTCAACCGCAACATGCTGGCCGGCATCCTCAATACCAAGGGCTACCGCAAGGCCGAAAGCGACGCGCTGGATTGCGCGTTCTACTGGCTGGAAGTGGTCGATCTGGTGGACTGCGCCAACCGCCTGGCCGGTGAACTGTCCTACGGCCAGCAACGCCGTCTGGAAATCGCCCGGGCCATGTGCACGCGACCGCAGATCATCTGCCTCGACGAACCGGCCGCCGGCCTCAACCCTCAGGAAACCGAAGCGCTGAGCGCGATGATCCGGCTGCTGCGTGACGAGCACGATCTGACCGTGGTGCTGATCGAACACGACATGGGCATGGTAATGAGCATTTCCGACCACATCGTGGTGCTGGACCACGGCGTCGTCATCGCCGAGGGCGGCCCCGACGCTATCCGTCACGATCCGAAAGTGATTGCCGCCTACCTGGGCGCCGATGAAGAGGAACTGGTATGACCCGACCGATCCTCGAACTCAAAGACCTCGACGTGTTCTACGGCCCGATCCAGGCCCTCAAAGGCGTGTCGCTGCAGATCAACGAAGGAGAAACCGTCAGCCTGATCGGCTCCAACGGCGCGGGAAAATCCACGCTGCTGATGTCGATCTTTGGCCAGCCAAGGGCCGCGGGCGGGCAGATCCTCTATCAAGGCGTCGACATTACCCACAAGTCCTCGCACTACATCGCCTCCAACGGCATTGCGCAGTCGCCGGAAGGGCGGCGGGTGTTCCCCGACATGACCGTCGAGGAAAACCTGCTGATGGGCACCATCCCGATTGGCGACAAGTACGCCAAGGAGGACATGCAGCGCATGTTCACGCTGTTCCCACGGCTTGAAGAGCGCCGCACTCAGCGGGCGATGACCATGTCCGGTGGCGAGCAACAAATGCTCGCCATCGCCCGGGCACTGATGAGTCGGCCGAAGTTGCTGCTGCTCGATGAGCCGAGCCTGGGCCTGGCGCCGATCGTGGTGAAGCAGA from Pseudomonas sp. P8_229 encodes:
- the livM gene encoding high-affinity branched-chain amino acid ABC transporter permease LivM, with the protein product MSSTTQKNIDIKKSLVEAILAGLIALIVFGPIVGVVLDGYSFKLEPTRVAWIIGIVMLGRFALSLFLQTPKGLKILDGFESTGSGVHVLPADHKSSLRWVIPLLIVLAVIVPFVSNSYLLGVVILGLIYVLLGLGLNIVVGLAGLLDLGYVAFYAIGAYGLALGYQYLGLGFWTVLPLAAITAGLAGCILGFPVLRLHGDYLAIVTLGFGEIIRLILNNWLSLTGGPNGMPAPLPTFFGLEFGKRAKDGGVPFHEFFGIAYNPDVKYYFIYAVLFLVVLAVLYIKHRLVKMPVGRAWEALREDEIACRSMGLNHVLVKLSAFTIGASTAGLAGVFFATYQGFVNPTSFTFFESALILAIVVLGGMGSTIGVVIAAFVLTVAPELLRGFAEYRVLLFGILMVLMMIWRPRGLIRISRTGVTPRKGAIHYERTAP
- a CDS encoding ABC transporter ATP-binding protein; its protein translation is MSEVVLSVEKLMMHFGGIKALSDVSLKVKRNSIFALIGPNGAGKTTVFNCLTGFYKASGGKIELNVRGKQTNVIKLLGESFKPTDFVSPKSFLSRLYYKMFGGTHLVNRAGLARTFQNIRLFKEMSVLENLLVAQHMWVNRNMLAGILNTKGYRKAESDALDCAFYWLEVVDLVDCANRLAGELSYGQQRRLEIARAMCTRPQIICLDEPAAGLNPQETEALSAMIRLLRDEHDLTVVLIEHDMGMVMSISDHIVVLDHGVVIAEGGPDAIRHDPKVIAAYLGADEEELV
- a CDS encoding ABC transporter ATP-binding protein, with product MTRPILELKDLDVFYGPIQALKGVSLQINEGETVSLIGSNGAGKSTLLMSIFGQPRAAGGQILYQGVDITHKSSHYIASNGIAQSPEGRRVFPDMTVEENLLMGTIPIGDKYAKEDMQRMFTLFPRLEERRTQRAMTMSGGEQQMLAIARALMSRPKLLLLDEPSLGLAPIVVKQIFATLRELAKTGMTIFLVEQNANHALKLSDRAYVMVNGEIRLTGTGKELLVNEEVRNAYLGGH